Proteins from one Papaver somniferum cultivar HN1 unplaced genomic scaffold, ASM357369v1 unplaced-scaffold_158, whole genome shotgun sequence genomic window:
- the LOC113337032 gene encoding uncharacterized protein LOC113337032, with translation MIVVRFNVLMDFLNLLFQCLIHDCDWDVEVFLVCIIYQFMIVISGFQVKLSVLHRIAMSFFPQCPSGQPDVDPPRRKWCGFMKFFLVASFPLGLLPWLIQMAKKLGVVGWILFTIGWPSCCYVGIGLTVQACRDVSENSNITDYSELLNGSRFGRFLLYLYNDCLFQVIMKIISWVTCYSGSLHYLGCALAITLQCVICLCFRHDGSGLGILILKNYSGLIAFQIFIDLFMYGVVMKLQLATTCLVVFISIVLIPHLTAWQ, from the exons ATGATCGTGGTAAGGTTTAATGTGCTCATGgattttttgaatcttttatttCAATGTTTAATCCATGATTGTGATTGGGATGTTGAAGTGTTTTTGGTTTGCATTATCTACCAATTCATGATTGTAATTTCTGGTTTTCAGGTCAAATTGTCAGTACTCCACCGTATTGCAATGAGTTTCTTTCCTCAATGTCCGTCTGGGCAACCTGATGTG GATCCACCTCGGCGTAAGTGGTGTGGCTTTATGAAATTTTTTCTGGTGGCCTCGTTTCCATTAGGGCTTCTTCCATGGCTTATACAAATGGCAAAAAAACTTGGTGTCGTGGGTTGGATATTGTTTACAATTGGCTGGCCGTCATGCTGTTATGTAGGAATTGGGTTGACTGTCCAAGCCTGTAGGGACGTATCGGAGAATTCCAACATCACAGATTATTCTGAATTACTAAATGGGAGCAGGTTTGGAAGATTCCTCCTCTACCTTTACAATGATTGCCTCTTTCAGGTCATTATGAAAATTATATCATGGGTTACGTGCTATTCTGGGTCTTTACATTACCTTGGGTGTGCTCTGGCTATCACTCTTCAATGCGTCATATGCTTGTGCTTTCGCCATGATGGATCGGGTCTTGGAATTCTCATACTCAAAAACTATTCTGGACTGATTGCTTTTCAAATTTTCATTGATCTTTTCATGTACGGAGTGGTGATGAAGCTTCAACTTGCAACTACATGTCTTGTTGTGTTCATTTCGATTGTCTTGATACCACACCTCACTGCATGGCAGTAG